A genomic stretch from Streptomyces venezuelae ATCC 10712 includes:
- a CDS encoding phage major capsid protein, translated as MANIRELRTKRTKLGADARAIMQTAETEGRAMTPEEEVRFDKLMEERDGVDRTIERAEKLEDDERADGAREDLERGGTRGGDEAMGALRAYFLGGRSVLTERQARALNAGHDPEGGFLVAPQQFVKELLKGIDDMVALRGLATVHQLTTAESLGVPTLDTDLSDAEWTSELATGSQDDGMRFGKRELRPHPVAKRVKISRKLMRSSATNPETLVRERMEYKFGVTAEKAYMVGDGNQKPLGLFTAHADGIPTGRDIDISTSGTGFVNVAAGNAADDLITAKYTLKGAYHKKAQWLFHRLMIASVRKLKDGDGNYIWRAGLADGEPDKILDLPFIMSEFAPSTFGDGDYVGILGDFSYYWIAEALQFEVQRLNELYAETNQVGFIGRQEADGMPVLAEAFVRLQSNDVVP; from the coding sequence ATGGCCAACATCCGGGAGCTGCGCACCAAGCGCACCAAGCTCGGCGCCGACGCCCGAGCGATCATGCAGACCGCCGAGACCGAGGGCCGTGCGATGACGCCCGAGGAGGAGGTGCGGTTCGACAAGCTCATGGAGGAGCGTGACGGCGTCGACCGCACCATCGAGCGGGCCGAGAAGCTCGAGGACGACGAGCGCGCCGACGGCGCACGCGAGGACCTGGAGCGCGGCGGCACCCGCGGCGGCGACGAGGCCATGGGCGCCCTGCGCGCCTACTTCCTCGGCGGCCGGTCCGTCCTCACCGAGCGCCAGGCCCGCGCGCTGAACGCCGGCCACGACCCCGAGGGCGGGTTCCTCGTCGCCCCGCAGCAGTTCGTCAAGGAACTCCTCAAGGGCATCGACGACATGGTCGCGCTGCGCGGCCTGGCCACCGTGCACCAGCTCACGACGGCCGAGTCCCTCGGCGTGCCCACCCTCGACACCGACCTGAGCGACGCCGAGTGGACGAGCGAGCTCGCCACCGGCAGCCAGGACGACGGCATGCGGTTCGGCAAGCGCGAGCTCCGCCCGCACCCGGTGGCCAAGCGTGTCAAGATCAGCCGCAAGCTGATGCGGTCCTCGGCGACGAACCCCGAGACCCTCGTCCGTGAGCGCATGGAGTACAAGTTCGGCGTCACCGCCGAGAAGGCCTACATGGTCGGGGACGGCAACCAGAAGCCGCTGGGCCTGTTCACCGCCCACGCCGACGGCATCCCCACCGGCCGGGACATCGACATCTCCACCTCCGGCACCGGGTTCGTCAACGTCGCCGCGGGCAACGCCGCGGACGACCTCATCACCGCCAAGTACACGCTCAAGGGCGCGTACCACAAGAAGGCGCAGTGGCTGTTCCACCGGCTGATGATCGCGTCCGTGCGCAAGTTGAAGGACGGCGACGGGAACTACATCTGGCGGGCCGGCCTGGCCGACGGCGAGCCGGACAAGATCTTGGACCTGCCGTTCATCATGTCCGAGTTCGCCCCGTCGACGTTCGGCGACGGCGACTACGTCGGCATCCTCGGCGACTTCTCCTACTACTGGATCGCGGAGGCCCTGCAGTTCGAGGTGCAGCGCCTGAACGAGCTGTACGCCGAGACGAACCAGGTCGGGTTCATCGGCCGCCAGGAGGCCGACGGCATGCCCGTCCTCGCCGAGGCGTTCGTGCGCCTGCAGTCCAACGACGTCGTGCCGTAA
- a CDS encoding head-tail adaptor protein, which produces MSVGRWLNRTLQVWRPVTVDDGYGGQETTLVRQEDDVRGKVDQPSASDRLLAQQAGAEHTHDVFLLPAADVARGDELRGGGQVLKVTSVVEPSSTRYRKAECKLIEREGA; this is translated from the coding sequence ATGAGCGTCGGCCGGTGGCTGAACCGGACGCTGCAGGTGTGGCGGCCGGTCACCGTCGACGACGGCTACGGCGGCCAGGAGACCACCCTCGTCCGCCAGGAGGACGACGTCCGGGGCAAGGTCGACCAGCCGTCCGCCTCTGACCGGCTGCTCGCGCAGCAGGCCGGCGCCGAGCACACCCACGACGTGTTCCTCCTGCCGGCCGCCGACGTCGCGCGCGGCGACGAGCTGCGCGGAGGCGGCCAGGTCCTCAAGGTCACGTCCGTCGTCGAGCCGTCCTCCACCCGCTACCGCAAGGCCGAGTGCAAGCTGATCGAGCGCGAGGGAGCGTGA